A genomic window from Serratia liquefaciens includes:
- a CDS encoding TcfC E-set like domain-containing protein, producing MNTRYHPLYLALLLACQAEAASQVPPGFESLLLGQTERLEVRLPGRSLGLFVVEVKPDTLTFETPETVLAAAGLQALSEPQQKQALQALSQPLARHGNLACNGSATPGCGYVATDSVAAILDESEGAVLLFMKPTWLASMKQDQRWLTPTPAAKNAFIHRQTANYSGDKDSQNLALNGTGALGLGERRFLGGNWAYTWNRVRDASASRLWFDNLYARQDMGNRYYLQAGRMDQRNLSSPLGGNFGFTLLPLTRFDGLRLGTTDAYVNQSLSRDATPVMVQVNRNARVDIYRGSQLLGSQYFSPGMHALNSDGFPPGSYPLELRVYEDGVLQRSESQPFSKGGSAFSDRWQWFFQGGKSSAERSASPGSASSGTGAAGVQLALWRNLQLTSGVAKTQGTTYNETRLDAQHAFSFGVLTLAVSGLAGNDGTRGNSQQLSFVDGFSASLYRFHLGGAGCGQTDNGHNNDMGCYTSLNGSFSVPIAGWSATLGYSDTQNNGRSYQRPVSADGLVPAQTLRSADQRNRTWQLGLSRAFNWGGTTVSTRLGGFRNRNGQTTDNGVYLGFTLSRTDSAAQTGGSDSYSSAGVDWRNGGGQAQTSYNLNHTRMWQQETYRELAVNFSGYNDESYSGSLGGRTNGRYGDLSGTLSDSRRRGGGNRSALTGGYSSAMALSSDGLFWGGNGGGEPAAGLVVRVAPADENGGAAQVNGGNTRPLTLGFGQSTLLPLEGYQLASVAVRDIAGTSGGGVANVNGGAGEGRYFLPPGRLLVREVSANITWVYIGQALGANGQPLANAQVLNQALPALGADGGFTLQAKQKVPALWLMSDGQLMRCPLRVKAVRDILQIVGATRCVAAGAEGLPQSLLMTPRVMKLLATAKR from the coding sequence ATGAATACCCGCTACCACCCACTGTATCTGGCCCTGCTGTTGGCCTGCCAGGCTGAGGCCGCGTCGCAGGTACCGCCGGGATTCGAATCACTGCTGCTGGGGCAGACGGAGCGGCTGGAAGTGCGGTTGCCGGGCCGCTCGCTCGGACTGTTTGTCGTCGAAGTCAAGCCCGATACCCTCACCTTTGAAACGCCGGAGACCGTGCTGGCGGCCGCAGGCCTGCAAGCATTATCCGAACCACAACAAAAACAGGCATTGCAGGCCCTGAGCCAACCGCTGGCACGCCATGGCAACCTGGCCTGCAACGGCAGCGCGACGCCGGGCTGCGGCTATGTCGCCACCGACAGCGTGGCGGCCATTCTGGATGAAAGCGAGGGCGCGGTGCTGTTATTTATGAAACCGACCTGGCTGGCCAGCATGAAACAGGACCAGCGCTGGCTGACCCCAACCCCGGCGGCGAAAAACGCCTTTATCCACCGTCAGACCGCCAACTACAGCGGCGACAAGGACAGCCAGAATCTGGCGCTGAACGGCACCGGGGCACTGGGGCTGGGCGAGCGCCGCTTTCTTGGCGGCAACTGGGCCTACACCTGGAACCGGGTGCGCGACGCCAGCGCCAGCCGCCTGTGGTTTGACAATCTCTATGCGCGACAGGACATGGGCAACCGCTACTACCTGCAGGCGGGCCGCATGGACCAGCGCAACCTCTCCAGCCCGCTGGGCGGCAACTTTGGTTTTACCCTGCTGCCGCTGACCCGCTTTGACGGTCTGCGGCTGGGGACCACCGACGCCTACGTCAACCAGAGCCTCAGCCGTGATGCCACCCCGGTGATGGTCCAGGTCAACCGCAATGCCCGGGTCGATATTTATCGCGGCAGCCAGCTGTTGGGCAGCCAGTATTTTTCACCGGGGATGCACGCCCTGAACAGCGACGGTTTTCCGCCCGGCAGCTACCCGCTGGAGCTGCGGGTGTATGAAGACGGGGTGCTGCAACGCAGCGAAAGCCAGCCGTTCAGCAAGGGCGGCAGCGCCTTCAGCGACCGCTGGCAATGGTTTTTTCAGGGCGGGAAATCTTCAGCGGAGCGTTCAGCCTCACCAGGGTCGGCCTCTTCAGGCACCGGCGCCGCCGGGGTGCAGCTGGCGCTGTGGCGCAACCTGCAACTGACCAGCGGCGTGGCGAAAACGCAGGGCACCACCTACAACGAAACCCGGCTCGACGCGCAACACGCCTTCAGCTTTGGCGTACTGACCCTGGCCGTCAGCGGGCTGGCCGGCAACGACGGCACCCGGGGCAACAGCCAGCAACTGAGCTTTGTCGACGGCTTTTCCGCCAGCCTGTACCGCTTTCACCTTGGCGGTGCCGGCTGCGGCCAGACAGACAACGGCCACAACAACGATATGGGCTGCTACACCTCGCTCAACGGCTCATTCTCGGTGCCGATTGCCGGCTGGAGCGCCACGCTGGGCTACAGCGACACGCAAAACAACGGGCGCAGCTACCAACGGCCAGTCTCGGCAGACGGTCTGGTGCCCGCACAAACCCTGCGCAGCGCCGACCAACGCAACCGCACCTGGCAACTGGGGCTGTCGCGGGCCTTCAACTGGGGCGGTACCACCGTCAGCACCCGGCTGGGGGGCTTTCGCAACCGCAACGGGCAGACCACCGACAACGGCGTTTACCTCGGTTTTACTCTGTCGCGTACCGACAGCGCAGCACAAACCGGTGGCAGCGACAGCTACAGCAGCGCCGGGGTGGACTGGCGCAACGGCGGAGGCCAGGCGCAGACCAGCTACAACCTCAACCATACCCGCATGTGGCAGCAAGAGACCTACCGCGAACTGGCGGTGAACTTCTCCGGCTACAACGACGAAAGCTACAGCGGCAGCCTCGGCGGCCGCACCAACGGACGCTACGGTGACCTGAGCGGCACCTTGAGCGACAGCCGCCGTCGCGGCGGAGGTAACCGCAGCGCATTGACCGGTGGCTACTCTTCGGCCATGGCGCTGTCCAGTGACGGCCTGTTCTGGGGCGGCAACGGCGGCGGTGAGCCTGCCGCCGGACTGGTGGTGCGGGTAGCCCCGGCGGACGAAAACGGCGGGGCCGCGCAGGTGAACGGCGGCAATACCCGCCCGCTGACGCTCGGTTTTGGGCAAAGCACCCTGCTGCCGCTGGAGGGCTATCAGCTTGCCAGCGTGGCGGTGCGGGACATCGCCGGCACCTCCGGCGGTGGGGTCGCCAACGTGAACGGCGGCGCGGGCGAAGGCCGTTACTTCCTGCCGCCGGGCCGGTTACTGGTGCGCGAGGTCAGCGCTAATATCACCTGGGTGTATATCGGCCAGGCGCTGGGGGCGAATGGCCAACCGCTGGCCAATGCGCAGGTGCTTAATCAGGCGCTGCCGGCGCTGGGGGCCGACGGCGGCTTTACCCTGCAGGCCAAACAGAAGGTGCCGGCGCTGTGGCTGATGAGCGACGGACAGCTGATGCGCTGCCCGCTGCGGGTCAAGGCGGTGCGGGATATCTTGCAAATTGTTGGCGCAACGCGCTGCGTCGCCGCTGGCGCAGAAGGACTGCCGCAGTCGCTGCTGATGACGCCACGGGTAATGAAACTGCTGGCAACGGCCAAACGCTAA
- a CDS encoding CS1 type fimbrial major subunit, translated as MKKLYTFAPIALATLFSLSAMAVQKDITITADIDPTVELLQADGTALPSSLKMTYLPGVGLQKKTLSTKIFTNDVKSQVEMRLLTAPVLASNTKPSATAIPLSVSYNGKTLTTAVTKDSTLKPTDLFPNGRLDAGSVPFDLVISQTTQAAITESGSYQGVVSLVLNTATAAVGG; from the coding sequence ATGAAAAAGTTGTATACCTTTGCCCCTATCGCCCTGGCCACCCTGTTCTCCCTGTCTGCCATGGCGGTACAGAAAGACATCACCATCACCGCCGATATCGACCCGACGGTTGAACTGCTGCAGGCCGACGGCACCGCGCTGCCGTCCAGCCTGAAAATGACCTACCTGCCCGGCGTCGGCCTGCAAAAGAAAACCCTCAGCACCAAAATCTTCACCAATGACGTGAAGAGCCAAGTCGAAATGCGTCTGCTGACCGCGCCGGTGCTGGCGTCCAACACCAAACCCAGCGCCACCGCCATCCCGCTGAGCGTCAGCTACAACGGCAAGACGCTGACCACCGCCGTGACCAAGGACAGCACGCTCAAACCGACCGACCTGTTCCCGAACGGCCGTCTGGATGCGGGCTCGGTGCCGTTTGACCTGGTCATTTCACAAACCACCCAGGCCGCCATCACCGAGTCCGGCAGCTACCAGGGCGTGGTCAGCCTGGTGCTGAATACCGCCACCGCTGCAGTTGGAGGTTAA